In one window of Ptiloglossa arizonensis isolate GNS036 chromosome 5, iyPtiAriz1_principal, whole genome shotgun sequence DNA:
- the LOC143146934 gene encoding uncharacterized protein LOC143146934 produces MPQRSTKKATARPSLDPPRTTHLGWFFQILRQRAFGSVSFRIMGFRVDKCKRKNERDERRSIFLLAEIIRASVPEAGFFDDCVEKEKRRSNLEATTGGTEEEPRTVADAEREKRRRNKGDWTATCGNGGRSGARECESVGNTECEGVRGNRGTPRRRAEKKGRGLRGTGVVVAVAVAVAVAVADGGWEGGRGSRGGFAVQASRERRCQCARGRRVGWLRGYRVSSGPVSSRLVSSRRVSSRTERNRGRKERKKEKRPPTRAKFRTGSNDSAAKDRSDRSREKEKEIYVRDRARSAARGGWSVALRSNVVAIERRKCEWCLLIGTDSTPASRCARGAGSRSEQRGVPRSRAKIFTDTVPRSIPSDKSIKERDTYRVFSDDRSKEVPGAGRVPATKRLENVAEDTAGARRLLRSVVEIPDRSSDNLPPRVDDRS; encoded by the exons ATGCCTCAACGCTCAACGAAAAAAGCTACAGCCCGTCCGTCCCTAGACCCACCGCGTACAACGCATCTCGGTTGGTTCTTCCAGATACTCCGACAAAGAGCGTTCGGTTCGGTTTCGTTTCGTATAATGGGATTTCGGGTGGATAAATGcaagagaaagaacgaaagagacgAAAGgagatcgatatttttattagcCGAAATTATCCGAGCGTCTGTACCCGAGGCCGGTTTCTTCGACGACTGcgttgaaaaagagaaacgtcgTTCGAACTTGGAAGCGACGACCGGAGGGACCG AGGAAGAGCCACGGACGGTGGCGGATGcggaaagagagaagagaagacggAATAAGGGTGATTGGACAGCTACGTGCGGCAATGGAGGACGCTCGGGCGCGCGAGAGTGCGAGTCTGTAGGGAACACCGAGTGCGAGGGAGTGCGAGGGAACCGCGGAACGCCGCGGCGACGCGCGGAGAAGAAGGGGCGCGGGTTGAGGGGGACtggggtggtggtggcggtggcggtggcggtggcggtggcggtggcggatgGCGGATgggaaggggggagggggagtagAGGAGGGTTCGCGGTGCAAGCTTCTAGGGAGCGTCGGTGTCAGTGTGCACGCGGACGCCGAGTCGGTTGGCTCCGGGGATATCGCGTCTCGTCTGGTccggtctcgtctcgtctcgtctcgtctcgtcgggTCTCGTCGCGTACGGAACGAAACcgaggaagaaaagaaagaaagaaagaaaaacgaccaCCGACTCGCGCAAAGTTTCGAACCGGTTCGAACGACTCGGCCGCGAAGgatcgatcggatcgatcgcgagagaaagaaaaagaaatatacgttCGCGATAGAGCGCGTTCAGCGGCGCGCGGCGGTTGGTCGGTCGCGTTGCGTTCGAACGTCGTCGCGATCGAACGGAGAAAGTGCGAGTGGTGTCTTCTCATCGGTACCGATTCAACACCGGCGTCACGATGCGCGAGAGGAGCTGGTTCTCGCAGCGAGCAACGCGGAGTGCCCCGTTCCCGCGCCAAGATATTTACGGACACGGTTCCCCGTTCGATACCCAGCGATAAATCGATAAAGGAGAGAGATACGTACCGCGTATTTTCGGACGACCGGTCGAAGGAGGTACCGGGCGCCGGGCGCGTACCAGCTACGAAACGCTTGGAAAAT